The sequence below is a genomic window from Lentimicrobium saccharophilum.
TGACTTCACCCATGACCTTTACCGGAATATAAACCCTCTTGAACTGGTTGGGATCTGCATAGACGCTTATTTTTTTATCCTCAATCTGCCAGGCGATATTTTCCAGTGTATTGTCATCGATTTCAAGCAGGTAAGATGCAAACGGTTCCAGTTCAATGATGCGGATAAGTGTATCGCCTCTGTCATTGAGTATTCTGCCGCCATTGATTCTGACATTCAGCCCTTCAATGACAGCTTCTCCGGCATCGCGTTTTTCGTTGTGATTCATATCAAGGAAAGGCTCAATGGTGATGCCGGCGCGGCCGATTTTTGAACGGCTGTCGGCAAGCACTGCGCCGTTCCCGCTGCCAAAGGCAAAACTACCCCTTGCACTTTCGGTGGTATACAGGCGTTTGTTGGCTATCCTTGCTGAAGCTGAGGTCTGGGCAAAATTCAGGTCGTATCTGAATGCCAGTTCCACACTCCGGTAAACCGAGCGGATATTCTCTTCATAAATAAGTGAGAGATGGGCTTTTTGTGAGAAAGTATGTTCCAGTTCTGCTTTTAACGAAACAAGCTTCTTGTTTGTAATGTCAAGCTGGGCCTGGGGCCTGAAGTTGGTGTTGCGCCCCATCCTTAATCCAAGTGAAATATTGGAGTAAATGTAAGGACTGCCTTTGGTGATCCAGGTTGCGAATCCGGAGACATTCGCACTTACATTCCCGAAATAGGAGGATAACATTGCTTCGGCAGATGAAAAGGTGAGATGTTCCAGCACATTCTGCCTGAATCCTACCTTGGCAAAACTACGGAAGGTTCCCAGCCTGACCGGCATGGAAAGGCTTGCTTTCCGCTCCTCAAGGTAATTGAAGCTGATGGCTTGCTGACCGGGCGCATAGCGGGTGTAATCCAGTTCCATAATCAGACTGGAAGGCAGGCGGTAATTCAGCAGGCCGCGGGTTCTGACTCCATGGGCATATTCTCCGGTAAACATAAAATTTTTCAGGAAGCGTAATGAAGTATTCAGGAACGGGATGGAACTGCCGCTCCTGACTGAAGAAAGGTACTCAATACCCCCGCCAACCGTTAAATTCCGGTGAATCCCGACGCCTGCTTCGGTACGGGTATAAAGCGCATTGGTTGTGTCCCTGACGATACCGCTGCTGACGTTATACTCAAGTGTACCTTTAGGAAGAAAGTTATAGGGAATATTCAGGGTTTGTTCCCGGATTCTTTCTTCTCCCCATGGTCCGTAAAACTTCAGGGTAATCTCGGAAATGCCGTAAACCAGCGGAACTTCAAAACTGAAAAATCCCGAAGCATCGGCCGTGGTAAAATCAACGATCACATTGTTGATAAACAGTTCAACCGTCCATCCGGGTTCAGTATAGTCGCTCAGCAGGTAGCTGCCGAATGATTTTCTGAAAGTGGTGGGGGTATTGGTCGCCGAAACGCCAATCACCGGAGCGTAAATAGAGGAGATAGAACGGGGTTGTATCTTTCCGGCCGTTATTTGCCTGACGGCCCGGGCGTCATTATTGGCCCAGCGCCATCTGTATTGTTGCTGCCGCTCTTCGAATCCTGCGCGGCTGGAGTAGTTAAGTATGATATTGGTTTCGCCGCCCAGCAGTTCAGCGCCCATGCCCAGGCTGGCCCGGGTATCGCTTCTGCCTCCTTCGATCTGCGACGAGATCACTGACCAGTCAACCATTCCTCCCCTTGCCGGATGATATTGTCTTTTGAGGGTGGTGTCCACGGTAACTTCCCCTTTCAGGCGGTTTACGTTTTTACGCATCGTGGCCAGTCTCAGTTCCTTGATGATGGGCAATTCATGGTGTGTCTTCAGTTCTATGGACATTGACCTGAAATTAAAATTCAGGTTAAGGCCGAAAATCTTTCCGAAGACATCGGTTCGCATGTACAGCCCGTCAGCTGTCCTTAAAAGGTTTGTTTTGTCAAGCGGGTATTTTTCGTTGCCAACGGTTGCGGTTTGTCCTGTATAGGAAATGAGATACCGGTTCTGCTCATTCAGGAAAAAGCCGCTCACCGAATCATAATTTTTTGATAGCTCGTGGTTAATTTTCAGAAAACCGAAAAGCCCGCCAACCGGAAGATATAGCTTGTCATTCATGTAAATGGCATCCATTTCAAACCCGCCTATCCCCTGAATCATCAGAAAAATTCCGATCTCATCGTATTCAGGCTCTTCCTGCGCCATGGCATTGAATATGGTTACAAAGGTCAGCATCAGCGCAACCGCCGCCCTTTTCCATAAGACCGGCCGGGGTCGGGTATTTGTGCTGTTGCGGGGTAGTGTCATTGCCGGATCAGCCTATCGTGATTATTCCTGAATAAAGGTAATAAAGAACTGCCCGGTGTAATCCCCGGGAGGGTTTGCCAGGAAATTTCCCACCATCAGCGTGCCGCCTACCATGATTTGTGTTTTGAAAGGCGGATGAGTGGAATTGATAAAGGGCGAAACGGGCAGGCTTTGTCCGAGGTGCAGCTGCATGCTGCCGCCATTGCTGCCGGTAAGGGTAATGTCGGGGCCGTTTAATATGCTGATGACCACACCTGCGTTGGCTTCCACTTCAAAAATTGCCGGATGGTACTGATATCCATGATAGATGGGGATTATATCTCCGGTGATGTTGCGTGAGCCCCCCGGATCGATGGTGATGGTCCCTCCGCTGCTGCCGTTGATGAATGCGCCAAAACTCAGGTGCTGGTAAGTTGAAACCTTCATCGGACGGGGCGGATCTTCCTGCCCCCTGGCGGTAAAAGCCAGCAGTATAAGCAATAGCAGTTGAAAGGATATCTTATAAATGGTTCTTATCTTCGGATTCATCATTGTACCAGAATCTTTTTTGAAATGGTGCCCATGCCGGTGAATACACTTATGATGTAAACGCCCGGAGCGGGTGCCTGCCCCAGCCTGTGCTCGCCTTCCCCGTAAAGGGTGCGCTCCATAAGCTGCTGACCGGCCATATTGTGTAATTTTATTTCCACCTGCTCATCCCTGAGCCTTATAATCGCATAAATCAATCCGTCCCTGACCATGGCATCCGCACTGCCACTGCCGAAGGTTTCCTGCGAGAGGTCATAATCACTGAGTAACAGCGTAAACCGCTCATTCACTTCACCCGCCGCCAGGCTGGTTTTATAGGCGGACTTCAGTTTAAGGTCCTGAACCGTGCCGTTTGCCTTGTCTTTTAAATATACCCGTTTCCCCTGCGGCAGGTTCTCTTCCGAAATCAGGCTAAAGGTAAGCATTCCCTGCTCCTCCGTTTTAATCCCCAGGGGAATCTCATGCGCCTGCGAGAGTGGCCAGGCGCCGATGGAGAGTCTTCGTCCGCATTCTGTAATTGAATAAAAATTGGGTACTTCGGGGTCTGTGTTTTCGAGTTTGATGGCGTCAAGGCCGGAATCAAACCCGGGTGTTGCATTTTCAACAAAATACACGGCAAGGTGGTCGATATTTTCCCCCGACGCTTCATAGGCTGCACTCAGCCTGATCAGGGGGCGGTACTCAATTTCTGTATTTTTATGATATGCCGCAGACAGGTTATTCACCCTTACCCGGTTATCCATGCCAAACTGACCTTCCACCGGATAAGCGCCGTCACTCACATGCACAAAGAACCCCTGCATGGAAGCTATCACTGGCCCGGCCGAACCATCGCTTGATATGCCGTTGATGTAGGTGCTGTAGGTCCCTGCATAACGGTCGGCGCCGCCTGCATCAAAGAAATAAACGGCATCATCAATATTTAAACGTACCCATCCTTCAGCAGCATCCCAGTTGATGGGCGAAGGGTAGGGGTTCCCGACCAGATTGAAACCTCTGGTGTATGTTTTGTCATGATTGTAAAGGGCGACCGGCGTCAGCACTCCGTTGTTCACCCGGCCTGTCAGGCTCATCAGCATCGGAGCTGGCGTTGAGCCTGTATTGGCCGCGTAGCCGGACATGGGAGAAAGTGGAGCCGCCGGATCGGTATAAGCAACCCAGCCTGTTGACTCACGGTCTTCATCGTACCGGTAAAATTCAGCAAAGGATGCGCCCAGGTCGGTTTCTTCGCCGAACCCTGCTACCGTCGCATCCGAAAATGGAGAACTCAAATATTTATATCCGAAAGCGGATGAGAGGTATCTCTGCATGTGCACCTCGCCGGTAACATCGCCATTTCCGCTTCCGTCAATCAGGGCGGTTTGTGTTTCGGAGGAGATAAGGGTCAGGTAGCCGTCCGCGTTAAGGTTGCCCTCCGCGGCTTTTACATAGCCCAGAATGTTCAGTTCGCCTGTCAGGGATACTCCCTGACTGTTGCTGATAATCAGATCTTTGATGGTATTGATCAGGAAGGTGGACGGAGGAATTACCTGCAGCACACTCCCTTTCATTTCGATGCTCCCTGCTGTGGCATCAAAAGTCCCGTTATTGCTGATTGCTCCGGCAATCTGCATCGTATTTCCGGAAACAGTCAGTGAAGCGCCGGATTCAATGGTCAGATTTCTGACCATGCCAGGGCTGCCTGCGGAAAGAACCGGATAATTCGATAGTCCGCTGCTCAGTGTGACATCGGTGGTCAGGTTGGGAATATAGCAACTCCAGTTTCCCGGATTGTTCCAGTCGGTGTCTGTATCTCCCGTCCAGGCATTTTGTCCCGAAACGGGAATCAGCAACACCCTTGAAATATCTGAACATCCGGCAGAATAGACGGTGCGCCGGAACCAGGTTGTGGCACTCAGTGGTTCGGGGGTATAATGCTGCTGGTCATTGATACCGGGGGCAGGGGCGAATCCGGACAATGGCCCCGTGGTGCTGCTTTCCCAGAGATAGGTGTAGTTTCCATCGCCGCCGGCAGGCATGGATCCGCTGATCTGGCCGGGGGTGGAC
It includes:
- a CDS encoding DUF4402 domain-containing protein, with product MMNPKIRTIYKISFQLLLLILLAFTARGQEDPPRPMKVSTYQHLSFGAFINGSSGGTITIDPGGSRNITGDIIPIYHGYQYHPAIFEVEANAGVVISILNGPDITLTGSNGGSMQLHLGQSLPVSPFINSTHPPFKTQIMVGGTLMVGNFLANPPGDYTGQFFITFIQE
- a CDS encoding SPOR domain-containing protein, translated to MTLPRNSTNTRPRPVLWKRAAVALMLTFVTIFNAMAQEEPEYDEIGIFLMIQGIGGFEMDAIYMNDKLYLPVGGLFGFLKINHELSKNYDSVSGFFLNEQNRYLISYTGQTATVGNEKYPLDKTNLLRTADGLYMRTDVFGKIFGLNLNFNFRSMSIELKTHHELPIIKELRLATMRKNVNRLKGEVTVDTTLKRQYHPARGGMVDWSVISSQIEGGRSDTRASLGMGAELLGGETNIILNYSSRAGFEERQQQYRWRWANNDARAVRQITAGKIQPRSISSIYAPVIGVSATNTPTTFRKSFGSYLLSDYTEPGWTVELFINNVIVDFTTADASGFFSFEVPLVYGISEITLKFYGPWGEERIREQTLNIPYNFLPKGTLEYNVSSGIVRDTTNALYTRTEAGVGIHRNLTVGGGIEYLSSVRSGSSIPFLNTSLRFLKNFMFTGEYAHGVRTRGLLNYRLPSSLIMELDYTRYAPGQQAISFNYLEERKASLSMPVRLGTFRSFAKVGFRQNVLEHLTFSSAEAMLSSYFGNVSANVSGFATWITKGSPYIYSNISLGLRMGRNTNFRPQAQLDITNKKLVSLKAELEHTFSQKAHLSLIYEENIRSVYRSVELAFRYDLNFAQTSASARIANKRLYTTESARGSFAFGSGNGAVLADSRSKIGRAGITIEPFLDMNHNEKRDAGEAVIEGLNVRINGGRILNDRGDTLIRIIELEPFASYLLEIDDNTLENIAWQIEDKKISVYADPNQFKRVYIPVKVMGEVNGMIYLKDGAQEKGLGRIIINVSDSAGRMAGRILSEQDGFYTFLGLAPGRYTATIDTIQLSRLGLISNPPAIEFEIVPYKYGDIADDISFTLTSALPIPTGEETGAAEHYPADENPAGAPDVIAIQPDTIPPISEPDETSGKQKPVEPGETAQKPQPEVIEGDINPAAGIYYVQCGAFGNPGSAEKLKMKVCGHTEAPCGIIMEKGLYKVRLGYFSKRQDALKEAGILNSKGIAAQIGKSETR